Genomic window (Diabrotica undecimpunctata isolate CICGRU chromosome 6, icDiaUnde3, whole genome shotgun sequence):
ACGAAAACTTCACCGTCACACAGGTGTGACGGTTGTTCGTTAGTGTTAATGTATTACTTATGTCGGTGTTTTTGGGTCATAGAATTGTATTTATTACGCAAATGAAATTTTAATCGCtattaacaaaaaaacataatgttatttgtttattatatttgttatttatgttatgttatatatgttatttgtttattttataaaaattttgcaaACATGCTGTTAAATGATGCAAAAAGGGTAAAAATGAATTGGGTTAATCTAGTAAAAACCGCCGAATAACTCTTGAAAACCTAGTTTTTCGCATAAacgataattttatttgtttctttgaaTAAGAAATTTGCCtaagaatgtttttttttcatatattttttgcattattatccagatttagccatactgCCCACACTCCCTATAAGGGGAACATtcgctcatcccagatacctacggtatcaataggattgagctctggtgggactctttccatgttatcgagtcctaggtgacttggtacgtcggtgtatctcccaaaaattttcgcacgcatctggacgtcgaaagtttattattattatacctaactaactaactaacctaacctaaaataacctaacctaacctaacctaacctaataataataacataatattttatttatttatttacactatATGTTGTCCTGTACGTGTGTGTTTGAGGGGTATTGCCCACTTAATACTGAGCATATACCCAGAGTGCTTGTAGGGAGGAATTACTTCGAGCGTGTGTGATTTTTTCCAGAGCGTCGAGTGTTCCTTCTATAGTAGAGAGTAGAAAGATATGATATGTACCCGTTAGGGGTACACCTTATTGATACCTTGCAGATTGTGTGATAGAGCGAGGAATTTCCTGCATAGAGGTGAATGCAATCAATCTGGGAGGCGCCAAAGAGATGTTAAGTCCCCACAGGATAGTCCCATTTGGCGTTCTCTGGAGAATACTGCCGTGGTGGTTTTAGCTGGTAAGGAGCCTGACATTGGACCTTGTGGCTTGAGTCCGGCACTGTTCTGTGGAGCCTTCAGCTCTGCAGTTCGGACATAAAGTCTTCCCACCACCTTGAGCAAGCAaaaaaaaacctaacctaacctatggGTCTATAAAAATAGAGAAGTTTTGTAAAAGCCTCAACTATGCAtgtgaatttttgaaatttttaaattgattgctaaataccgaaaaaaaaataaaaacaaaaaaattgcgtGTTTGTTGGTGTGGGGAGTGGGGTGACGGGCTAAAATGTGCTTAGTCTAattttttattcacataaaatgtaaaaaattgtaTTCTGGAAGTGAGGGTTTGCCTCTCTTAACGGGGGTACCCTTTGACATTCTACCAAAAGATTTTATATGCAAAGATAATACAaaaatctacaacttttattatATAACATTTTCAACATTACCTCAAAATTTCCGAGAAAATGCAGAAAATCGTCTTTTTTCGACGCTTTTTGTAGTTTTGCAATCCTGtaaacattatttaattttaaaccgACTTGGTGAAAATATACTTTAATATGTTTTTAATCATAACAATTTTTgcttagaaaaaaaaaatccgaAAGTTTCCGCGATATTCGagtttttttgaaaaaacacttcttttttcaaagaaaaatttcatggtgaatttttttttactttttctaaggCTCTTTTTCCTCAATGAAACATCTACTTTTTAATGAAATCAAAAAATGTAATGGTTcctatttaaaaaatacataaaaattgaaaaaactcaaattttttttttcatttgaatTTTTGTAATGATTTAAAACCATTGGTTTTTTTAAACTAGTTTGGTTTTCCTCAATATTTCCGTTGCCTTTTCAGTTATtatgtttctatattttcttcagaaTTCTTTCATATTTTACCTCTCCTCCAGACTCTCCATTCCCATCGATTTTTCCACTAAATTCTCTTACAACTGTTTAATAACATTAATTTTGTCTTGTTTTGTATCTTAAACTTCTTTAGGTTTGAAATTCTTCCTCTGATTTTGGCCATTACAAGAAAGTAGTCGCTAGCTATGTTTGGACGTTGGTAGCTTCTGACATTCAAGAGATCGAAAGAACGCCTTGCATTTATCAGGATTTGATTTACCTGGTTAACGGTTTCGTTTATTCTTCAGGGTATTGTCATGTTCCCTTATGTATCATTTTATGGGAAAATCTTGTTAATCCTGCTAGGGTGCTTGGTGCCTGCAAAGCTTTTTAGTATCAACCTGTTACCGTTTGTCTCTTCATGTAAGCTCTCACTTCCTATAGTTGGATGGAAAAACTGCTAtttgccaatttttgcattaGGGTCTCCAGCAAAAATTATTTTCACGTCACTACGTTACTTATTGTATTGTATTGCATGTTCATGCAACATGTATTGGAGTAAAGAAAGAGTAGGGTAAAACGCCAGTTATTGGACACGAGACAGTTATTGGACATTACAGTGTTAACTTACGAGAATAAGATTTCTGCAAGTGCCAACAAGAGTTGGCACTGGATTTCACTAGGTGGCACTACTCGTTTCTATATTACGTTCATTCTTATGTCTATGTTCTGCCTTTAACGGGTTCTGTGATTTTGGCggtaaatatttttaggttatgtgagTGAAGTGACATTTAAGCATTGTGTTAAGCATCTGCTctgactttttttttttaaactacgtggtatttttaaggtaagattgtatttttatttaaaagggtgTAGTAAAGGCACTTATAGTCCCTAAGGTAGATCTGGTACAGTAATAGGGATTTTAATTCGGATTTAATTACATCTGTCCAATAACTAAACTAGAAAACTTGCTTAATTCTATTATGGGACACCTGTCCAATCACTAGAGAACTACACTTACCACatatttctacaattttcaacGGATTTACGTATAATTAACTGGAGATAGcagtaaaattaatttagtaatCGATTTGACAGTTATTGGACAGCTGTCCAATAACTAAATTTGATCGTccaatcactaaaaatggattttTTAGGATTATAGTAAAATGCCTAAACTTAGAAAATATGATAAGATGAAACTTATAGAAGCTGTTAAGGATGTCCAAAATGGCACTGAATCATATAGAACAGctgaaaaaaaatatggaattccGAAGTCCACtatagaatttaaattaaaacatccgGAACATAAAGATACACTTGGACCGTCTCCTATTTTAACTTGCGAGGAGGAGAATACTCTGGTTAGgtaaattcatttaatttatcttaacccatagcattattttattttacattcaatattccaGATGGATACAAGAAACTGCTTCAAAAGGTTTCCCCAAAAAGGCTAACGATTTAAAAAGCAGCgtgcaaaaatttttaatcgAAAATCCGCGCCCCAATAACTTTAAAGATAATCGACCTGGAGATGGATGGTTAAAAGTAAGTcaccaaaaaaatgtattttaatctgtattcatcgtttgattttttttaggGATTTTTGAAGCGACATCCAGGGGTTTCTAGAAGGACAAGTGAAGGTGTGACGGCAGCTAGCGCTTGTGTATCTGAACGAGACatcaaaaactggtttaaaaatattgaaacctatgttaaagaaaaacatttagaagaagttctaactgatccatcaagaatttttaatggagatgagtcaggatttcaaatatgtccatctactggaaaagtatttgctatgaaaggtttcaaaaatgtttataacgttGAAAAAAGCTCTTCAAAAGAAAACGTCACTGTGATGTTTACGTTTTCAGCAGACGGTAAAATTTGCGTGCCTATGGTTATTTATCCTTATCAACGTATTCCTGAAAAGGTTACTAAAGGTATTAATCCTAAATGGGGTGTGGGCAGAAGCGATAATGGTTGGATGACGGCAGAGACATTCTATCAGTATATTGCGAATGTTTTTTACCCACacttaattgaaaataatattaagcttCCAGTTATTCTTTTTGTAGATGGGCACAAGAGTCACTTAAGTTACCaattaagtctattgtgtaatgAACTGCAGATTGAAGTGATTGCACTTTATCCTAACGCCACAAGGATTTTACAACCCTGTGACGTTTCTATTTTCCGTCCATTACAAGAAGCTTGGCGGCAATCAGTGAGAGAATGGGAAGAACAGCATCCAGGAGGGGTAGTGAATAAGGTTGTATTTGCTTCTATATTGGAGCAAGCTATAAAAAAAAGCTGTAAAACTGAAACAGTAGTAAATGGTTTCAAGGCTTGCGGATTGTTTCC
Coding sequences:
- the LOC140444665 gene encoding uncharacterized protein, which produces MPKLRKYDKMKLIEAVKDVQNGTESYRTAEKKYGIPKSTIEFKLKHPEHKDTLGPSPILTCEEENTLVRWIQETASKGFPKKANDLKSSVQKFLIENPRPNNFKDNRPGDGWLKGFLKRHPGVSRRTSEGVTAASACVSERDIKNWFKNIETYVKEKHLEEVLTDPSRIFNGDESGFQICPSTGKVFAMKGFKNVYNVEKSSSKENVTVMFTFSADGKICVPMVIYPYQRIPEKVTKGINPKWGVGRSDNGWMTAETFYQYIANVFYPHLIENNIKLPVILFVDGHKSHLSYQLSLLCNELQIEVIALYPNATRILQPCDVSIFRPLQEAWRQSVREWEEQHPGGVVNKVVFASILEQAIKKSCKTETVVNGFKACGLFPFNADAIDYTKCLGKEVDSDSDANNSNQDSEDEDIDELFTQYKEAQKHL